One Anoplopoma fimbria isolate UVic2021 breed Golden Eagle Sablefish chromosome 2, Afim_UVic_2022, whole genome shotgun sequence DNA window includes the following coding sequences:
- the smyd2a gene encoding N-lysine methyltransferase SMYD2-A produces MTNEGIEGTERFLSPGSGRGLRAVRHFAVGELVFACPAYSYVLTVNERGAQCENCFTRREDLFKCGKCKQSYYCNVDCQRGDWSMHKLECVAMCAYGENWCPSETVRLVARIIMKQRVTTERTPSERLLLLTEFESHLDKMDSEKDEMNQTDIAALHHFYSRHISDLPDEQALTELFAQVNCNGFTIEDEELSHLGSAVFPDVALMNHSCSPNVIVTYKGTLAEVRAVQEINPGDEVFNSYIDLLYPTEDRKERLLDSYFFTCQCTECTTKSKDKAKMEIKKLSSPPEPEEIRSMIRYAKNVIEEFRKAKHYKTPSELLEMCELSQEKMGAIFADTNVYMLHMMYQAMGVCLYMQDWDGAMSYGEKIIHPYSVHYPAYSLNVASMYLKLGRLYLGLEKKKQGVRALKKAVAIMEVAHGKDHNYVAEVKREIAEKK; encoded by the exons ATGACGAACGAAGGCATAGAGGGGACGGAGAGGTTCCTGAGCCCGGGCAGCGGACGGGGCCTGCGGGCGGTGAGGCACTTCGCGGTGGGGGAGCTGGTGTTTGCGTGCCCTGCGTACTCGTACGTGTTGACGGTGAACGAGAGGGGCGCGCAATGCGAGAACTGCTTCACCAG GAGAGAAGACCTTTTTAAGTGTGGCAAATGTAAGCAGTCCTACTACTGCAATGTTGACTGTCAG aGAGGCGATTGGTCCATGCATAAGCTGGAGTGTGTAGCTATGTGTGCCTACGGGGAAAACTGGTGTCCATCAGAGACCGTCAGACTGGTGGCTCGAATCATCATGAAACAG AGAGTCACAACAGAGCGCACCCCTTCAGAAAGGCTGCTTCTGCTCACAGAGTTTGAATCCC ATTTAGATAAGATGGACAGTGAGAAGGACGAGATGAACCAGACAGACATAGCAGCGCTGCACCACTTCTACTCCAGACACATCAGTGACCTTCCCGATGAACAGGCTCTCACGGAGCTCTTTGCACAG GTTAACTGTAATGGTTTCACCATAGAGGACGAAGAGCTCTCCCATCTGGGATCAGCTGTTTTTCCTGA TGTAGCACTGATGAATCACAGCTGCAGTCCTAATGTCATAGTGACCTATAAAGGCACATTGGCTGAGGTCAGAGCTGTCCAAGAGATAAACCCCGGAGATGAG gtCTTTAACAGCTACATAGACCTGCTCTATCCAACAGAGGACAGGAAAGAGAGGTTGTTAGATTCCTACTTCTTCACATGCCAGTGTACCGAGTGCACAACCAAGTCTAAG GACAAAGCAAAAATGGAGATCAAGAAGCTGAGTTCTCCACCAGAGCCAGAAGAAATCCGATCTATGATCCGTTATGCCAAGAATGTCATCGAGGAGTTCAGGAAGGCCAAACACTACAAGA CCCCTAGTGAGCTGCTGGAGATGTGTGAGCTTAGCCAGGAGAAGATGGGAGCTATATTTGCAGACACCAACGTTTACATGCTGCACATGATGTATCAGGCCATGGGTGTCTGTCTCTACATGCAAGACTGGGACGGAGCTATGAGCTACGGGGAGAAGATCATTCATCCATACAG TGTTCACTACCCGGCCTACTCTCTGAATGTGGCGTCTATGTATCTGAAACTGGGACGTCTGTATTTGGGgctggagaagaagaaacagggaGTCAGAGCTCTGAAAAAA GCAGTTGCCATCATGGAGGTGGCTCATGGAAAGGATCACAATTATGTAGCAGAAGTCAAACGAGAAATTGCGGAGAAGAAGTAA